The segment GTGGAGGCCGTGGCCGGTGTCTGCTGCTGCGTCCAGATCGGCAGCCAGTGCGATTCGGGCTGGAACGCGCAGTAGGCGCGTCCCGTGGCGGTGGTGGCCAGCGCCATCACCGTGCCGACGTGCAGGTTCAGATGCAGCGAGGTGCCGGCAGGCGCGTAGTGGACGATGGTCGGCCCTTGCGGCGTGGGCAGGCTGATGGCGACGTTGAAGCCGATATCAGTGGCCAGCGTCCGCACGCGCTGCACTGCGGCACGGTAGGCCGGCTCATTGTCGAGCCGCATCATGCCAAGCCGCAGCGCCAGCGGGCCCGGTTCGTAGTAGCCGTCCACGTGCTCGCGCTTGATCAGTCCCAGCCGCATCAGGCTCACCAGATAGGTGTGCGCCTGCGCCGGGGCCAGTTGCGCGGCAGCCGCCAGTTCGGCCAGCGGCAGCGGACGCCGCGCATCGGCGAGCGCCTGCAACAGGCGGCCGCCGACCTCCACACTCTGGATGCCGCGTTGCGTCTTGCCTGAACCCTCGCCCGGCGTGCGTGCCATGCCTGTGCCTTGCCTGAAAAGTCCAAATGGTAATCCATGCGCCTCGCAAGGCGCCCCCTGTTGCCATGCTGGATGAGGGTTTTCCCGGGGCGGGCCACGCAGCGACAAGGGTTTGCGGGATAGTTAGCGAATAGCAATTGAATTTGCCATTGACTAAAAATAGTCGAATTCCTAAGATTCCCATACCGCTCCCCACGATTCCCATAAAGAGACAGACATGGCAAAAGCATTCGCATCCCAGGCCGACCTGGAAGCCAAGCAGATCACCTTCACCCAGCTTTCCGAAAATGCCTACGCCTACACAGCCGAGGGCGACCCCAACTCCGGCGTGATCATCGGCGATGACGGCGTGATGATCATCGACACCACCGCCACGCCCGCCATGGCGCAGGACCTGATCGCCAAGATCCGCGCGATCACGGACAAGCCGATCAAGTACGTGGTGCTGTCGCACTACCACGCGGTGCGTGTGCTCGGCGCGTCGGCGTACTTCGCCGAAGGCGCGCAGCAGATCATCGCCAGCCGTGGCACCTACGAAATGATCGTCGAGCGCGGCGAAGCCGACATGAAGTCCGAGATCGAACGTTTTCCGCGTCTGTTCGCCGGCGTGGAAACCGTGCCGGGTCTGACTTGGCCAACGCTCGTGTTCGAACGCGAAATCACGCTGTTTCTGGGCAAGCTCGAAGTGCGCATCGCCCATCTGGGCGCGGGCCATACGAAGGGCGACACCGTGGTGTGGCTGCCGCAGCAGAAGGTGCTGTTCTCGGGCGATCTGGTCGAATACGACGCGGCCTGCTACTGCGGCGATGCCCAGCTCGAGCAATGGCCTGCCACGCTCGACGCGCTGGCCGCGCTGCAGCCCGAGAAGCTGGTGCCGGGCCGTGGCCCAGCGCTGACCACGCGCGAGGACGTGGCCAAGGGCCTGGCCTACACCAAGGATTTCGTGTCCACGCTGTTCCAGGCTGGCAAGGAAGCCGTGGCCGGAAAGATGGATCTGAAGGCGGCGATGGCGCATACGCGCAAGTCGATGGACCCGAAGTTCGGCCAGGTGTTCATCTACGAACACTGCCTGCCGTTCGACGTGTCGCGCGCCTTCGACGAGGCAGCCGGCGTCACGCATCCCCGTATCTGGACCGCGCAGCGTGACCAGGAGATGTGGGCGGCGCTGCAGGACTGAGCGTTGTTCGGTTGTTGTGTGTGGTTTCCCTCTCCCATGAAGTGGGAGAAGGGAGCAAACAGAAAGCAGTATCAAGCGCCGCAAGTGCGTGGATGGAGACACCATGAGCAGTACCAAGGTCGACATCGACTACCAGCGCATCCAGTACGACTACGTACCATGCGCCGAGCAGCGGGGGGCATTGACCAATGCCGCCCCGCATCCCGTGATCGTGGTCGGGGCCGGGCCGATTGGCCTGGCCACCGCCATCGACCTGGCCCGCCACGGCGTGCCGGTGGTGGTGGTCGATGACGACTGCATGCTCTCGGTCGGATCGCGTGCAATCTGCTTCGCCAAGCGCACGCTGGATATCTTCGACCGGCTCGGCTGTGGCGACCGCATGGTCGACAAGGGCGTGCGCTGGAACCTTGGCAAGGTCTTCCTGCGGGACAGCCAGGTCTATGCGTTCGACCTGTTGCCCGAATCCGACCACCAGCGGCCGGCGTTTATCAACCTGCAGCAGTACTACCTCGAGGGCTATCTGCTCGAATGCGCGCAGGCGATGCCCAACATCGAGATCCGCTGGAAGAGCAAGGCAGTTGCCATCGAGCAACACGCGGACCACGTGACGCTGACGATCGAAACGCCCGATGGCTGTTACGCGCTGCGCGGTGCCTACGTGGTGGCCGCCGATGGCTCGCGCAGCCCGCTGCGCAAGATGCTGGGTCTGGAGAGCCACGGTCATACGTTCCGAGACCGCTTCCTGATCGCCGACGTGAAGATGGAAGCGCCGTTCCCGGCCGAGCGCTGGTTCTGGTTTGATCCGCCGTTCCATCCGAACCAGTCGGTGCTGCTGCACCGGCAGCCTGACAACGTCTGGCGCATTGACTTCCAGCTCGGGTGGGATGCCGATCCCGCATTCGAGAAGACGCCCGAGCGTGTGCTGCCGCGTGTACAGGCGCTGCTTGGCCCCGATGCGAAGTTCGAGCTCGAATGGGTCAGCGTCTATACGTTCTCGTGCGTGCGGATGGACAGCTTCCGCCACGGCCGCGTGTTGTTCGCGGGCGATTCGGCCCACTGCGTCTCGCCGTTCGGCGCGCGCGGCGCTAACAGCGGCGTGCAGGATGCCGAGAACCTTGCCTGGAAACTGGCCTACGTGCTGCAGGGCAAGGCGCCGGAAAGCCTGCTGGATACCTACGCCAGCGAGCGCGAGTTCGCGGCCGACGAGAACATCCTCAACTCGACGCGCTCGACCGATTTCATTACGCCGAAGAGCGCGGTCAGCCGCATCTTCCGCGACGCGGTGCTGACACTGGCGCGCGACCACGCGTTTGCGCGGCAACTGGTCAATAGTGGCCGGCTGTCGGTGCCGGCCGTGCTGCGCGACTCGCCGCTGAACACCGCCGATGCGGAATCGTTCTCCGGCCAGATGGTGCCGGGCGCAGCATGCGTCGATGCCCCCGTGGCCGGCACGGAAGGCAAGCCCTGGTTGCTGCCGCATCTGGGCGACGACTTCGTGGCGCTGATCTTTGGCGCGCCGGCTGGCATCGACGCAGCATGCCGTGAAGCGCTGACGCAACTGCTGCAGGGAGACATTCCGCTGCGGGTGGTGTTCGTGACCGATGCGGCCATTTCGGCATCGGCCGAAGCCTGGCCCGGCGCGGTCGTGCTGCGCGACGCGGGCGGCGTGGCGGCCCGGCGCTATGACGCGCGCGCGGGCACCTGCTACCTGATTCGCCCTGACCAGCACGTCTGCGCGCGGTGGCGCGCGGTCGATGCGAACCAGATCGCCGGAGCGATCGCTCGCGCCACATGCAATGCCGCAGCAACCGTCGCGGCGCAATCGCCAGCCGCGGCACGCACGCCGGCACTGGCCTGATCGACAGTCACCAGGAGACAGGCCCATGCCGCTCAACACCGCTCCCAATCTTGCCTATCCCGACGAGTTCTACGAGGCGCTCATCGAGATGCATCATGACCTCGATGACGCCGAAAGCCAGGCCGTCAACGCGAGACTGATCCTGCTGCTGGCCAACCACATCGGTGATCTCGACACGCTGCGCGAAGCGATGCGCCTGGCGCGCGATGTCGCGCTCGAGCCTGCCGCAAGCTAGCCACTTCATTCCTGCCCGCCAGTGACCCGACAGGGGCGCGACAGACGCCCCGGGGCCAACTCGACCCTATTCCGGAGACAACCATGCATACCCAGAGCCTGGGCGCCGCCCCCGTCTTGCCTGAAATCCCGTCACACGCAATACCGCAAGTCCTTCCCACGCAGCAGGAGGACGCGCTGTACCGCAAGGTCTGGCTGCGCATCATCCCGTTCCTGTTCATCTGCTACGTCGTGTCGTTCCTGGACCGGATCAACATCGGCTTCGCGCAATTGCAGATGAAGCATGACCTTGGGTTCAGTGACGCGATGTACGGGCTGGGCGCAGCAGTGTTCTACGTCGGCTACGTGCTGTGCGAAGTCCCCAGCAACATGCTGTTGGCACGCTTTGGCGCGCGCCGCACGTTCACGCGGATCATGCTGCTGTGGGGTGTCGCATCGGTGGGCATGATGCTGGTGTCGCAGCCGTCGCACTTCTATCTGCTGCGCTTCCTGCTCGGCGTGTTCGAAGCGGGCTTCTTCCCGGGCATTGTGCTGTACCTGACCTACTGGTTCCCGGCGCGCCGTCGCGCGGCGGTGATGGCGATCTTCTTTGCGGGCGTGGCCGTGGCCGGCGTGCTTGGCGGGCTGATCTCGGGCTGGATCATGCGCGACATGGCCGGTGTGCTTGGGATGCGCGGCTGGCAATGGATGTTCGCGATCGAAGGCGCGCCGGCAGTGCTGCTGGGCCTGATCGCCGCCGTGTGCCTCGTCGATGGCCCACGCCAGGCGCGCTGGCTGACACCGGCCGAGCAGGACTACCTGGTGGCCCAACATGAGGCGGAGTCGCGCGGTGCGGGTGGCCACGCCCATTCGATGCAGGCCCTGCGTCAGGCCCTGGCCAACCCACGGGTCTATCTGTTCGCGTTCATCTACTTCGCGCTGACGTGCGGCTCGCTGACGCTGTCATTCTGGATGCCGCTCATGATTCGCGACTTCGGCATCCAGGACGTGGTGGCCGTCAGCCTCTACTCGGTCATCCCGAACGCCATCGGCGCGGTGGGCTTGATCCTTATTGCGCGGCGCTCCGACCGCCTCGGCGAGCGTCACGGGCATTTTCTCTGCTGCACTGCAGGAGGCGCACTGGCGCTGGCCGCGTTGACGCTACATGTGCCGAGCCTTGGCGTGTCGTTGGCGATCCTATCTGTTGCCGCCGTGCTGATCTTCGCCGCGCTGCCGATCTTCTGGGCGCTGCCGCCAAGCCATCTGCCGGCCCAGACCGCCGCCACCGGCATTGCCTTCATCTCCAGCATCGGTATCACCAGCGGCATCGTCAGCCCCTGGGTCATCGGCCAGATCAAGGCGCACACGGGCAGCATGGACAACGCGCTGTACCTGTTGGCCGGGCTGCTGCTGGCCAGCGGGCTGGCGCTGTGGAAGGGCGTGCCGCGCACACCGACGGCGCACTAGCAGGGCGGTGTTCCCCGATACCGGGCGGTTCATGCCCGATATCGGGGAAAAATCATTTGTTTCATGGTTATCCATGATGGAACACTTGTTGCTCTATGCCTAGCATTGCAACACCTGACGCTTTCCATCAACAGGAGTGTTCCCATGAACCAGTTCTTCATGACCCGTGCCGCCGTGCTGATGGCGGTGTCGCTCGGCGCCGGTTCGGCGCTTGCGGTCGACGTGGCCGCCAGCCCAACGCTCAGCAAGATCAAATCGTCCGGCACGATTTCGATCGGTCACCGCACATCGTCGATCCCGTTCTCGTACTACGACGCGAACCAGAAGGTGATCGGCTTCTCGCAGGACATCTGCGATCGCGTGATTGATGCGGTCAAGAAGGAAACCGGCACGCCGAATCTGCAGGTGCGCATGGTGCCCGTGACGTCGCAGAACCGGCAGTCGCTGGTCCAGAATGGCACGGTGGACCTGGAGTGTGGCGTGACCACCAACCTGAAGTCGCGCCAGCAGCAGGTGGCGTTCTCCACCACGTTCTTCGTGGCCGGCACGCGACTGCTGGTGAAGAAGGGCAGCCCGGTCCATGACTTCGGCGATCTGTCGGGCAAGGCCGTGGTGACGAACGCCGGCACCACGTCGGAACGCATCCTGCGCAAGCTCAACGACGAGAAGGGCGCCAACATCACGATCCAGAGCGCCAAGGACTATGGCGAATCGTTCCTGATCCTGCAGTCGGGCCGCGTGGCCGCGTTCATGATGGACGACGTGCTGCTGTCCGGCTCGCGCACGCTGGCGCCGAACCCCAATGACTGGGTGGTGGTGGGCACGCCGCAGTCGTTCGAGGCGTACGGCTTCATGATGCGCAAGGATGACCCCGGCTTCAAACAAGTCGTGGATGCCACCACGACGGGCCTGATGCGCAGCGGCGAGATCAACACGCTCTACACCAAGTGGTTCCTGAAGCCGGTGCCGCCGAAGAACCTCAGCTTCGACTTGCCGCAGAGCGAGCAGATCAAGAAGGCCTACGCCAATCCGAATGATGAGGCGTTCGAGTAACGCACTGGCGTTTCAGCCGCGCCGCGACGGGAGGTAGGCCCCCGTCCGGTGCAGCTGCCCCTCCGTCTGCTCCAGCGCCCGGATCGCCCCCTTGCCCTTCTTTGCCAGCAGATGCTCGACCAGCGCCTCCACCATCGCCACGCCGCTGGTGATCGACGGGAAGAACGATGGGCTGTCGATGGCGAAGAGCAGTGTGCAATCGGCTTCCAGCGCGATTGGCGCCACCGTACTGTCGGTCAAGGCGATCACCGTGCAGCCCGCCTCGCGTGCGGCGGTGGCCACGCGCATGCTTTCCTGCGAGTAGGGCGCGAAGCCGGCTACCAGCACCGCATCCTTGGGGCTCAAGGCGCGCAGTTCCATCTCCAGCGTGCCTGCGTCGCCACGGATCAGGCGCACCGAGCTGCGGAACAGCCCGTAGATGTAGTGGAACGAGAACGCGATTGGAAAGCACGAGCGGAAGCCCGCCACGTGGACCATCGGTGCGGCCGCCAGCAGTTCGGCCGCACGTGGCAGCGCGTCGGCGTTGCTGGCCAGCAGCGCGTCGAGGTTGTGATGCTGCACTTCGATCATTTCCGCGAACATGCGGCTCGAGCCACTTTCCCGCACCACCTTGCGGGCGCGCCTGGCGTAAGGCTGGCTGTCGCCGTCGCGCACTGCCTCGACGAACAGTTCGCGCAATCCCTGCCAGCCTTCGAACCCGAGCGCCTGCGACAGTCGCACCAGCGTGGCGGGCTGCACCCCGGCGTTGCCGGCCACCTTGCGCATCGACTGGATAGCAATATCGCGCGGGTGATCGAGCAGGTATCTGGCGCCACTCTGGAACTGCGCGCTCAGATTCGGGAAATCGGCGCGGAGTTGCGCCAGCAGCGCATCGAGCGACTGCGGCGGCTTGGGCGTGGAGGCGGGCATCTCTGGTTCAGGATTCTTGTGATGCAACGATTGTTGCACAGCTTGGCCCGCCGCAGGGCGCCCTTGTGTTGTGAACGGGGGGCACCGGTGGGGCATCGTATGTTTCGTGCTGGTGCCTTAATGAAACACTTGTTGCGCTGCCGGGACGTTGTTCCTATACTCACACCTGTTTCCGGGCAGACCCCCGCATCCCGCACCTCACCATGACGCACGTATTCCACCGCAATCCGAAGCAAACCTTGCCGGTCGCCGTTGGCGGCCAGGGTATCGAACTGATCGACAGCAATGGCCGGCGCTACCTCGACGCTTCGGGCGGCGCGGCGGTTTCCTGTCTCGGTCATGGCCACCCGCGCGTGATCGAAGCGATCAAGGCGCAGGTGGACACCATTGCCTACGCGCATACGTCGTTCTTTACCACCGAGGTGTCCGAGACGCTGGCCCAGACGCTGGCCGATGCGGCCCCCGGAGATCTCGATCATGTGTACTTCGTGTCCGGCGGCTCCGAGGCGGTGGAAGCCGCGCTGAAGCTGGCGCGCCAGTACTTCGTGGAGATCGGCCAGACGCAGCGCCGCCACTTCATCGCGCGGCGCCAGAGCTATCACGGCAATACGCTCGGCGCGCTGGCGATCGGCGGCAACGCGTGGCGGCGCGAGCCGTTCCTGCCGCTGCTGGTGCCGGCGCACCATGTGTCGCCGTGCTATGCCTACCGAGATCAGGCGGCCGGCGAAGCCGACACGCAGTACGCGCAGCGTCTGGCCGACGAACTTGAAGCAAAGATCCTCGAACTCGGCCCCGACTCGGTGGCCGGCTTCGTCGCCGAGACGGTGGTCGGCGCTACCGCAGGGGCGGTGCCGCCGGTGGCCGATTACCTGAAGCGTATCCGCGCTGTGTGCGACAAGTACGGCGTGCTGCTGATCCTCGATGAAGTGATGTCGGGCATGGGCCGGACGGGTTACCTGTTCGCGTGCGAAGAGGACGGCGTGGTGCCCGACATCGTGACGATCGCGAAGGGCCTCGGCGCTGGTTACCAGCCGATCGGCGCAATGCTCTCGACGTCGCGCATCTATGACGCGATCATCGGTGGCAGCGGTTTCTTCCAGCACGGCCACACCTATATCGGTCATGCGACGGCCTGCGCGGCAGCGCTGGCCGTGCAGCGCACGATTGTCGAGGACAAGTTGCTGGACAACGTGCTGGCGCGTGGCGAACAGTTGCGCGCGCGCCTGCGCGAATCGCTCGGCGACCATCCGAACCTTGGCGACGTGCGGGGCCGTGGACTGTTCGTCGGCGTGGAGTTCGTGGCCGATCGCGCCACCAAGGCCACGCTCGACCCGGCGAAGAAGACGCACGCCGTGCTCAAGCGCACCTGCATGGAGCATGGCGTGCTGGTTTATCCGATGGGCGGCACGGTCGATGGCATCCACGGTGACCACGTGCTGTTTGCGCCGCCGTTTATCTGCACGCCCACCGACATCGACAACATCGTAGACCGCTTCACGCAGGCCGTGAAAACGGTACTGCCGGCTTGAGGAGCGCGACGATGCCGAACCAGAATCCTGTCGCTACCGCTGACACCTTGCGTCGCCCGTTCGCTCTGGCGGTGGCCCCGAATGGCGCGCGCAAGACGCACGCGGACCACGCGTGCCTGCCAATCACGCCCGACGAGCTGGCGCAGTGCGCGCGCGAATGCGTGGATGCCGGCGCTGCGATGATCCATCTGCACGTGCGCAAGGCCGACGCCACGCACAGCCTCGAAGTGGTCGACTACGAGCCGGCCATTGCCGCTGTGCGCAAGGCTGTGGGCAATGCGCTGGTGCTGCAGCTGACCACCGAGGCGGTCGGCATCTACCAGCCGGCGCAGCAGATCGCGACCGTGCGTGCGCTGCGCCCCGAGGCCGCATCGGTGGCCATTCGCGAACTCGTGCCCAATGTCGCCGCGTTGCCTGCCGCCGCAGAGTTCTTCCAGTGGATGCACCACGAGCACGTGGTGGCGCAATACATCCTCTACGATGCCGATGACGTGCGCCGCTATGCGGCCCTGCGCGAAAGCGGCGCGATTCCAGCCGGGCGGCACTGGGTGCTGTTCGTGCTGGGACGGTACTCGGCCGGACAGAAGTCGTCGCCGGCGGACCTGCTGCCGTTCCTGGCCGCCTGGCGCGAGACCGGGCTCGATCAGTCTGGCGTCGAATGGGCGGTCTGCGCATTCGGCAAGCAGGAGGCCGATTGCGCGGCCACGGCCGTGATGCTGGGCGGGCACGCGCGTATCGGCTTCGAGAACAACATGACTTTGCCCGATGGCGCGATGGCGCCGGACAACGCCGCGTTGCTGCAAGCGGTGCGCACGCCGCTCCTCGCGCTTGGCTATGTCTCGATGACGGCTGACGTGCTGCGCGAGCGTTTCGCGGACTGAAAAAGCCCTCTGGCGACGACAGCAGGGCGGGGCGGATTCCGGTACGCTAGGCGTTTCATCGTTCCCCCGAAGGAGTGCCGATGTCGACCAGCCCGTCCCGCCAGTCTTCCCTGACCGAAGCGCCGCCACGGGCGCGTGACGTCGTGCACGCGCTGCGCGCGTCGCGCATCCGTGAAGTGGCTAATGCAGGGATCGGCCTGCCCGACGTGCTGCCGTTCTGGTTCGGTGAATCGGACCAGGTCACGCCGTCATTCATCCGCGATGCCGCGAGCCGCGCGCTCGCAAACGGGGCCACCTTCTACAACCACAATCTTGGCATCGCGCCGCTGCGGGCGGCGTTGTCGGAGTACGTGACCCGATTGCACGGAGCCACGCCGGTCGACCATATCGCCGTGACCAGCGCCGGCGTCAATGCGCTGATGCTCGCCGCGCAACTCGTCACCGGCCCCGGCGACCGCGTGGTGGCGGTGACGCCGCTGTGGCCCAACCTCGTCGAGATTCCGCGCATCCTTGGCGCGGCGGTGGAAACAGTGACGCTCGACTATGGCGCGGATGGCTGGACACTCGATGTCGACAAGCTGCTGGCCGCGCTGACGCCGGGCACGCGCGCCGTGATGATCAATTCGCCGAACAACCCGACCGGCTGGGTCATGCCCCGCGGCGCGCAACAGGCCGTGCTCGACCACTGCCGCCGCCACGGCATCTGGATCATCGCCGACGAAGTCTACGAGCGGCTTTACTACGGCGACGAGGGGGCGGTCGCACCATCGTTCCTTGACATCGCCGGCCGCGACGAGCGCGTTATCGCGGTCAACTCGTTCTCGAAGGCATGGCTGATGACCGGCTGGCGGCTTGGCTGGATGGTGGTGCCATCTTCGATGATGGACGACCTGGGCAAGCTCATCGAATACAACACGTCCTGCGCGCCATCGTTCGTGCAGGAGGCCGGCGTGGTGGCCGTGCGTGAGGGCGAAGCATTCACCCAGGATCTGGTCAAACGGCTGCGTTCGGCGCGTGATCATCTGGTGAGCGCGCTATCGGCATTACCCGGTATCGACGCGCACGCGCCGGATGGGGCGATGTATGTGTTCTTCCGCCTGAAAGGCGCGACCGACAGCCTCGATCTGTGCAAGCGGCTCGTGCGCGATGCCCATCTCGGGCTGGCGCCGGGAAGCGCGTTCGGCGACGAGGGCGAGGGCTTTGTGCGGTGGTGCTATGCGTGCGACGAGGCGCGGCTCGATGAGGGGGTGAAGCGGTTGCGGGGGTATCTGGGGCGGTAGCGGTTGATGGGCCTGACCCTCTGGCTCGGCCCCTCCCGCGCTAACGATCCGCTAACGATCGCTAACCACCTCTATTTCAAACTCCCCACCGTTTCCGACTCTCCCCACCATCCACCGCCCAGCGCCTGCATCAGCGCGGCTGAATCCGCCAGCCGCGTGGCGCGGGCCTGCGCCAGATCCAGCGCCGCCTGTCGTGCCTGCCGCTCGGCGTCGAGCACCGCGAACTGGCTTACGCCACCAAGCCGATACTGCTCGTTGACAATCGCCAGTGTGTCGCGCGTCTGCTTTGCGTTGTCCGCGCGCGCCTGCAGCGTGCCGGCGTCCGCGTCCAGCGCGCGCAGGGTGTCGGCAACGTTCTGCAGCCCCTGGAGCACCGCCTGCCGATAGGCGCCCAACGATGCTTCGTAGGCAGCTTCCTTCGCACGTTTCTGCGCACGCAACTCGCCCCCGTGGAACACCGGCTGCACGACGCCGGCGGCCAGGCTCCACACATTGAAGCTGTTGAACAGGTCGCTCATGCGCATGGCCTGCGTGCCGCCGCTGGCGGTCAGCGTGATCTGCGGATAGAGATTGGCCGTGGCCACGCCGATATCTGCCGAGGCCTGATGGAGCAGTGCTTCCGCCGCCCGAATATCGGGGCGACGTCGCGCCAGTTCGGAGGGCAGGCTTACCGGCAGCGTCTCGGGCAACTGCATGTCTTCGAGCCGGAATTCTGGAAGCTGAGCGGCGGCGGGGGTCTGGCCGGTGTAGACGGCGAGCTGGTGACGTGTGGCATCGATCTGCTGTGACAGTCCCGGAATCAGCGCCTGTGTCTGCGCCAGTTCGGCCTGCTGGCGCTGCACGTCGACGCGCGCGACACCACCCTGACCGAGGCGCTGCTGCATGATGGCTAGCTGGCGTTTCTGCGCGTCGGCCAGGGCCACGGTATCGGCGAGTTGCGCGCGCAGCCCGGCCTCGCGAATCGCCGCCGTGGCGACGTTGGCCGCGAGCGAAAGTCGGGCCGCCTCGAACTCGTAGCGCTGGTAGTCGACCGCGGCCTGCAAGCCTTCCAGTTCTCGACGCTGACCACCGAACAGATCCAGCGCATAGGACACCTGCACACTCGCGTTATAGAGCGTGAACGGCCCAGGGCTCGGGAACTGCGTGATGCCGACTGACTGCAGGTTGACCTGCTGCCGCGTTGCGTTGAAATTCGCGTCTACCTGCGGGAAGCGCGTGGCGCCGGTACGGGCCGCGAGATTCTCCTGCGCCTCACGCAGCTTGGCTTGCGCTTGTGTCAGCGTCGGGCTGTTGGCCAGGGCCACGCGGATGGTTTCATCGAGCTGCGGATTGCGGAACAGCGTCCACCATTGCGCGGGGACGTCGCCTTCCACCAGCGATTGCGATGGGTAGTCCTTCGCGTCAAGGCGTTCAGGCTGCGGGCCGGATGTGTAGCGAGCGTCAGCCGGCGCATCGGGCGTGCGGAAATCCGGGCCGACCGCACAGCCGGCCAGCGACATCGCGGCGGCGCACATCAACAGCGTGGGGATCGCGCGCATGGCGGTCTCCTTTCAGTCGAGCGTGCGCTTGTAGAAGCGCACGGCAATGGTGAGGACGATCACCGTGAACAGCGCCACGGGCCACACGTTCGGCCAGAGTTCGATCCAGCCGCTGCCCTTGAGCATGATGCTGCGGATCATCCGGTTGAAGTAGGTCATCGGCAGCACGTTGCCGATCCACTGCGCCCACGTTGGCATGCCCGCGAATGGGAACATGAAGCCGGACAGCAGGATATTGGGCAGGAAGTAGAAGAATGTGAGTTGCAGCGCCTGCAACTGGTTGGCCGCCAGCGAGGACAGCGTGATGCCCACGGTCAGGTTGGCCGCGATGAACAGCAATGCGGCCAGGTACACGGCCACGGGTGATCCGACGAACGGCACGCCGAACACGAAATGCGCCGCCAGCAGGATGATCGTCGCCTGAATCAGTCCGATGAAGATGTACGGGATGATCTTGCCCGAGATCACCTCAAGCGGCTGCACCGGCGTGGCCAGCAGATTTTCCATCGTGCCGCGCTCGCGTTCGCGCGTCATGGCCAGGCCGGTCATCATGACCATCGTCATCGTCAGGATCGTGCCCATCAGCCCCGGCACGATGTTGTACTGCGTGATGCCCTCCGGGTTGTAGAGCCGGTGCACGTTGACGTCGAAGGCGGGTTGCCCGCCGGCCAGTGGCGCCAGCGCGCCCTTCAGGTCGATCCGGGCAACGGTGGCCGGGAGTTGCGCCAGTGCGGCGATGGCCTGGCCCGTCGCGGAAGGATCGGTGGCATCGGCCTCGACCAGGATGGAAGGGCGATCGCCATGCAGCAGGCGTCGCGAGAAATCGGCCGGAATGCTGACCACGAACTGCACATCGCCGCGCATCAGCGCCTCGCGACCGGAGGCCTCGTCCGGCATCGTGCGCACCACCTTGAAGTACGTGGTGTTGTCCAGCGCGGCAATGAAGGTGCGGGAGAAGTCGCTGTGCTCGGCCACGATGACCGCGGTGGGCATATGGCGTGGATCGCTGTTGATCGCAAAGCCGAACAGCAGTAGCTGGATGATCGGTATCCCAATCATCATCCCGAACGTGACGCGATCGCGTCGTAGTTGCAGGAATTCCTTCAGGACGATGCTCCACCAACGGTGCGCCGAGAAGCGGGAGATCTGACGGCGTACGGCTTTCACGCGTCCCCCTTCGGCCCGCTGGCCCTTTCTGCGCTCTCCTTGGTGGCTTCCTTGGCGGGAACGGCCATGTTGTCCTGTGCGTCACCCATCATGTGG is part of the Cupriavidus metallidurans CH34 genome and harbors:
- a CDS encoding MurR/RpiR family transcriptional regulator, whose translation is MPASTPKPPQSLDALLAQLRADFPNLSAQFQSGARYLLDHPRDIAIQSMRKVAGNAGVQPATLVRLSQALGFEGWQGLRELFVEAVRDGDSQPYARRARKVVRESGSSRMFAEMIEVQHHNLDALLASNADALPRAAELLAAAPMVHVAGFRSCFPIAFSFHYIYGLFRSSVRLIRGDAGTLEMELRALSPKDAVLVAGFAPYSQESMRVATAAREAGCTVIALTDSTVAPIALEADCTLLFAIDSPSFFPSITSGVAMVEALVEHLLAKKGKGAIRALEQTEGQLHRTGAYLPSRRG
- a CDS encoding aspartate aminotransferase family protein — translated: MTHVFHRNPKQTLPVAVGGQGIELIDSNGRRYLDASGGAAVSCLGHGHPRVIEAIKAQVDTIAYAHTSFFTTEVSETLAQTLADAAPGDLDHVYFVSGGSEAVEAALKLARQYFVEIGQTQRRHFIARRQSYHGNTLGALAIGGNAWRREPFLPLLVPAHHVSPCYAYRDQAAGEADTQYAQRLADELEAKILELGPDSVAGFVAETVVGATAGAVPPVADYLKRIRAVCDKYGVLLILDEVMSGMGRTGYLFACEEDGVVPDIVTIAKGLGAGYQPIGAMLSTSRIYDAIIGGSGFFQHGHTYIGHATACAAALAVQRTIVEDKLLDNVLARGEQLRARLRESLGDHPNLGDVRGRGLFVGVEFVADRATKATLDPAKKTHAVLKRTCMEHGVLVYPMGGTVDGIHGDHVLFAPPFICTPTDIDNIVDRFTQAVKTVLPA
- a CDS encoding pyridoxal phosphate-dependent aminotransferase, which produces MSTSPSRQSSLTEAPPRARDVVHALRASRIREVANAGIGLPDVLPFWFGESDQVTPSFIRDAASRALANGATFYNHNLGIAPLRAALSEYVTRLHGATPVDHIAVTSAGVNALMLAAQLVTGPGDRVVAVTPLWPNLVEIPRILGAAVETVTLDYGADGWTLDVDKLLAALTPGTRAVMINSPNNPTGWVMPRGAQQAVLDHCRRHGIWIIADEVYERLYYGDEGAVAPSFLDIAGRDERVIAVNSFSKAWLMTGWRLGWMVVPSSMMDDLGKLIEYNTSCAPSFVQEAGVVAVREGEAFTQDLVKRLRSARDHLVSALSALPGIDAHAPDGAMYVFFRLKGATDSLDLCKRLVRDAHLGLAPGSAFGDEGEGFVRWCYACDEARLDEGVKRLRGYLGR
- a CDS encoding beta-keto acid cleavage family enzyme, which codes for MPNQNPVATADTLRRPFALAVAPNGARKTHADHACLPITPDELAQCARECVDAGAAMIHLHVRKADATHSLEVVDYEPAIAAVRKAVGNALVLQLTTEAVGIYQPAQQIATVRALRPEAASVAIRELVPNVAALPAAAEFFQWMHHEHVVAQYILYDADDVRRYAALRESGAIPAGRHWVLFVLGRYSAGQKSSPADLLPFLAAWRETGLDQSGVEWAVCAFGKQEADCAATAVMLGGHARIGFENNMTLPDGAMAPDNAALLQAVRTPLLALGYVSMTADVLRERFAD
- a CDS encoding efflux transporter outer membrane subunit; this translates as MRAIPTLLMCAAAMSLAGCAVGPDFRTPDAPADARYTSGPQPERLDAKDYPSQSLVEGDVPAQWWTLFRNPQLDETIRVALANSPTLTQAQAKLREAQENLAARTGATRFPQVDANFNATRQQVNLQSVGITQFPSPGPFTLYNASVQVSYALDLFGGQRRELEGLQAAVDYQRYEFEAARLSLAANVATAAIREAGLRAQLADTVALADAQKRQLAIMQQRLGQGGVARVDVQRQQAELAQTQALIPGLSQQIDATRHQLAVYTGQTPAAAQLPEFRLEDMQLPETLPVSLPSELARRRPDIRAAEALLHQASADIGVATANLYPQITLTASGGTQAMRMSDLFNSFNVWSLAAGVVQPVFHGGELRAQKRAKEAAYEASLGAYRQAVLQGLQNVADTLRALDADAGTLQARADNAKQTRDTLAIVNEQYRLGGVSQFAVLDAERQARQAALDLAQARATRLADSAALMQALGGGWWGESETVGSLK